The following proteins are encoded in a genomic region of uncultured Ilyobacter sp.:
- a CDS encoding Na/Pi symporter: protein MGLGLIFLGLTLMKKGMTPLKDMPQFIEFFHIFSAESYRGVILSALTGAALTSILQSSSATIGITMALATQGLIIPKTAVALVLGENIGTTITAYLASLKDTIRCKESRLCPYSHKDSRSISDTSFFLQLCLDNREVNSS, encoded by the coding sequence ATAGGTTTAGGACTTATTTTTCTGGGATTGACCCTTATGAAAAAAGGAATGACTCCCTTAAAGGATATGCCTCAATTTATAGAGTTTTTCCACATCTTTTCTGCAGAAAGCTATAGAGGTGTCATCTTATCTGCACTTACAGGGGCGGCCTTGACCTCTATACTTCAGTCCTCATCTGCCACTATAGGTATCACCATGGCCCTTGCAACTCAGGGACTCATTATCCCCAAAACTGCAGTTGCACTTGTTTTAGGAGAAAACATAGGAACCACAATAACAGCATATCTCGCCTCTCTCAAGGACACGATCCGATGCAAAGAGAGCCGCCTATGCCCATATTCTCATAAAGATAGTAGGAGTATCTCTGATACTTCCTTTTTTCTACAGCTATGCCTCGATAATCGAGAGGTTAACTCCTCCTGA